One Cydia fagiglandana chromosome 11, ilCydFagi1.1, whole genome shotgun sequence genomic region harbors:
- the LOC134668797 gene encoding 15-hydroxyprostaglandin dehydrogenase [NAD(+)]-like, with product MELKGKVALITGAAAGIGLAYSEELLKHGAKVSLCDIDSDIGEQVSDELGAKYGRKNVLFCQCDVTDYPQYEEAFEMTIKVFNRLDIVINNAGVMNDRFWELEVDVNLNGVIRGTLLAYRFMGKDRGGQGGTIVNTASTAFTRPQVSTPIYTATNYAVVGLTRAYGDQYHVGLTGVRSLVLCPGLTDTGLVKEIRKQLMSSEYEAAWQRDNANAKTQSSEHVGRALVEILTKGQSGSVWIVENGQPAREWRG from the exons ATGGAGCTCAAAGGAAAGGTCGCTCTGATTACCGGAGCGGCGGCCGGCATAGGATTGGCTTATAGTGAGGAATTGCTGAAACATGGAGCTAAG GTGTCACTCTGCGACATAGACTCCGACATCGGCGAGCAGGTCTCCGACGAGCTGGGCGCGAAGTACGGACGCAAGAACGTGCTGTTCTGCCAGTGCGATGTGACCGACTACCCGCAGTACGAAG AGGCCTTCGAGATGACGATTAAAGTGTTCAACCGGCTGGACATCGTGATCAACAACGCTGGAGTCATGAACGACCGGTTTTGGGAGCTGGAGGTCGACGTCAACTTG AACGGCGTCATCCGCGGTACTTTACTGGCGTACCGGTTTATGGGCAAGGACCGCGGCGGACAGGGCGGTACCATCGTGAACACGGCTTCCACTGCATTCACAAGGCCCCAAGTATCTACACCCATTTATACAGCCACCAACTATGCCGTCGTGGGACTCACTAGGGCTTACGGG GACCAGTATCACGTAGGACTGACAGGCGTTAGGAGTCTCGTGTTATGCCCGGGGCTCACAGACACGGGCCTGGTCAAGGAAATACGCAAACAGCTCATGTCTTCAGAGTATGAGGCAGCTTGGCAGCGCGACAACGCCAACGCCAAGACGCAAAG CTCAGAGCACGTAGGACGAGCTCTAGTGGAGATACTCACCAAAGGCCAGAGTGGCTCCGTATGGATCGTGGAGAACGGCCAACCCGCACGGGAGTGGCGTGGCTAA